One window from the genome of Streptomyces sp. WZ-12 encodes:
- a CDS encoding TldD/PmbA family protein, protein MPAAPHELDETFRALPLHALADAALARARALGAEHADFRLERVRSALWQLRDARTSATADTTDLGYAVRVVHNGAWGFASGVDLTMDAAARVAGQAVAMARLSAKVARAAGAGERVELADEPVYRDRTWVSSYEVSPFDVPDAEKTGLLAEWSARLLAAPGVAHVDAHLLAAQENKFYADTAGTSTTQQRIRLHPELTAVAVDPATGDFESMRTLAPPVGRGWEYLTEGHDWDGELAALPEHLAGKLRAPSVEPGAYDLVIDPSNLWLTIHESVGHATELDRALGYEAAYAGTSFATFDRLGSLVYGSPLMNVAGDRITEHGLATVGYDDEGVAAQSWDLVTDGILTGYQLDRRTAKLAGLARSNGCAFADSPGHVPVQRMANVSLRPALDGPSTEGLISGVERGIYLVGDRSWSIDMQRYNFQFTQQRAFLIRNGRLAGQLRDVAYQATTTDFWGSLTALGGPQTYVLGGAFNCGKAQPGQIAAVSHGCPAAVFEGVQVLNTTQEAGR, encoded by the coding sequence GTGCCCGCCGCACCCCATGAACTCGATGAGACCTTCCGCGCGCTGCCGTTGCACGCGCTGGCCGATGCCGCCCTGGCGCGGGCCCGCGCGCTCGGCGCGGAGCACGCCGACTTTCGCCTGGAACGGGTCCGCAGCGCGCTGTGGCAGTTGCGCGACGCCCGAACGTCGGCCACCGCCGACACCACCGACCTCGGCTACGCGGTGCGGGTGGTGCACAACGGCGCCTGGGGCTTCGCCTCCGGCGTGGACCTGACCATGGACGCCGCGGCCCGGGTCGCCGGCCAGGCGGTGGCGATGGCGCGGCTGTCCGCCAAGGTGGCGCGGGCCGCGGGCGCCGGGGAGCGGGTGGAGCTGGCCGACGAGCCCGTCTACCGGGACCGCACCTGGGTGTCCTCGTACGAGGTCAGCCCCTTCGACGTCCCGGATGCCGAGAAGACCGGGCTGCTGGCCGAGTGGAGCGCCCGATTGCTGGCCGCCCCCGGGGTGGCGCACGTCGACGCGCACCTCCTGGCCGCCCAGGAGAACAAGTTCTACGCCGACACCGCCGGCACCAGCACCACCCAGCAGCGGATCCGGCTCCACCCGGAGCTGACCGCGGTCGCGGTGGACCCGGCCACCGGCGACTTCGAGTCGATGCGGACCCTCGCGCCACCGGTCGGCCGGGGCTGGGAGTACCTGACCGAAGGCCACGACTGGGACGGCGAACTCGCCGCGCTCCCGGAGCACTTGGCCGGCAAGCTGCGCGCGCCGAGCGTCGAGCCCGGCGCCTACGACCTGGTCATCGACCCGTCCAACCTCTGGTTGACGATCCACGAGTCGGTCGGGCACGCCACCGAACTGGACCGCGCGCTGGGCTACGAGGCGGCCTACGCCGGCACCTCGTTCGCCACCTTCGACCGGCTCGGCTCGCTGGTCTACGGCTCGCCGCTGATGAACGTGGCCGGCGACCGGATCACGGAGCACGGCCTGGCCACCGTCGGCTACGACGACGAGGGGGTGGCCGCCCAGTCCTGGGACCTGGTCACGGACGGGATCCTGACCGGCTACCAACTCGACCGCAGGACGGCGAAGTTGGCCGGGCTCGCGCGCTCCAACGGCTGTGCGTTCGCGGACTCCCCCGGCCATGTGCCGGTCCAGCGGATGGCCAACGTCTCGCTCCGTCCTGCGCTGGACGGCCCGTCGACGGAGGGGTTGATCTCCGGGGTGGAGCGCGGCATCTACCTCGTAGGCGACCGCTCGTGGTCCATCGACATGCAGCGCTACAACTTCCAGTTCACCCAGCAGCGGGCGTTCCTGATCCGCAACGGGCGCCTGGCCGGTCAACTGCGCGACGTCGCCTATCAGGCCACCACCACCGACTTCTGGGGGTCGTTGACCGCGCTCGGCGGCCCACAGACCTATGTCCTGGGCGGCGCCTTCAACTGCGGCAAGGCCCAGCCGGGCCAGATCGCGGCGGTCTCCCACGGCTGCCCGGCGGCGGTCTTCGAAGGCGTGCAGGTCCTCAACACCACGCAGGAGGCAGGGCGATGA
- the fabG gene encoding 3-oxoacyl-[acyl-carrier-protein] reductase, translating into MSRSVLVTGGNRGIGLAIARAFAEAGDKVAITYRSGEPPAGFLAVKCDITDAEQVEQAYKEIEEKQGPVEVLVANAGITRDQLLMRMSEEDFSAVLDTNLTGTFRVVKRANRAMLRARKGRIVLISSVVGLMGAAGQANYAASKAALVGFSRSLARELGSRNITVNVVAPGFVDTDMTRVLSDEQRESIVKQVPLARYAQPEEVAASVRFLASDEAAYITGAVIPVDGGLGMGH; encoded by the coding sequence TTGAGCCGCTCGGTTCTGGTCACCGGAGGCAATCGCGGCATCGGCTTGGCCATCGCCCGCGCCTTCGCCGAGGCAGGCGACAAGGTCGCCATCACCTACCGCTCGGGCGAGCCCCCGGCGGGTTTTTTGGCCGTGAAGTGCGACATCACGGACGCCGAGCAGGTCGAGCAGGCGTACAAGGAGATCGAGGAGAAGCAGGGTCCGGTCGAGGTGCTGGTGGCCAACGCCGGCATCACCCGCGACCAGTTGCTGATGCGGATGTCCGAGGAGGACTTCAGCGCCGTCCTCGACACCAACCTGACCGGCACGTTCCGGGTGGTCAAGCGCGCCAACCGCGCGATGCTGCGGGCCCGCAAGGGGCGGATCGTCCTGATCTCGTCGGTGGTCGGCCTGATGGGCGCGGCGGGGCAGGCCAACTACGCCGCCTCCAAGGCCGCGCTGGTCGGCTTCTCCCGTTCGCTCGCGCGTGAGCTGGGCAGCCGCAACATCACGGTCAACGTCGTCGCGCCCGGTTTCGTCGACACCGACATGACCCGGGTGCTCAGCGACGAGCAGCGGGAGAGCATCGTGAAGCAGGTGCCGCTGGCGCGTTACGCGCAGCCCGAGGAGGTCGCCGCCTCCGTCCGCTTCCTGGCCTCCGACGAGGCCGCGTACATCACCGGAGCCGTCATTCCCGTCGACGGCGGATTGGGCATGGGGCACTGA
- the fabI gene encoding enoyl-ACP reductase FabI: MTNTSGILAGKRILITGVLMESSIAFHAAKVAQEQGAEVILTAFPRPTLTERIAKKLPKPAKVVELDVTNQEHLDRLEGVVREELGGLDGIVHSIGFAPQDALGGNFLNTPFESVATAMHVSAFSLKSLTMACLPLMPDEGGSVVGLTFDAQFAWPQYDWMGPAKAALEATNRYMARDLGKRNIRCNLISAGPIGSMAAKSIPGFSDLADVWNTRSPLEWDMADPEPAGRGIVALLSDFFPKTTGEIIHVDGGVHMMGA, encoded by the coding sequence ATGACGAACACCAGCGGAATCCTTGCCGGCAAGCGCATCCTGATCACGGGCGTGCTGATGGAGTCCTCGATCGCCTTCCACGCGGCCAAGGTCGCGCAGGAGCAGGGCGCCGAGGTCATCCTGACCGCCTTCCCGCGGCCGACGCTCACCGAGCGCATCGCCAAGAAGCTGCCGAAGCCGGCCAAGGTCGTCGAGCTCGACGTGACCAACCAGGAGCACCTGGACCGCCTGGAGGGCGTGGTCCGCGAGGAGCTCGGTGGCCTGGACGGCATCGTCCACTCCATCGGCTTCGCCCCGCAGGACGCGCTCGGCGGCAACTTCCTCAACACGCCCTTCGAGTCGGTCGCCACGGCCATGCACGTCTCGGCGTTCTCCCTGAAGTCGCTGACCATGGCCTGCCTGCCGCTGATGCCGGACGAGGGCGGCTCGGTGGTCGGCCTGACCTTCGACGCCCAGTTCGCCTGGCCGCAGTACGACTGGATGGGCCCGGCCAAGGCCGCCCTGGAGGCCACCAACCGCTACATGGCGCGGGACCTCGGCAAGCGGAACATCCGCTGCAACCTCATCTCGGCCGGCCCGATCGGCTCGATGGCCGCCAAGTCCATCCCGGGCTTCTCGGACCTGGCCGACGTGTGGAACACCCGCTCCCCGCTGGAGTGGGACATGGCCGACCCGGAGCCCGCGGGCCGCGGCATCGTCGCCCTGCTGTCGGACTTCTTCCCGAAGACCACCGGCGAGATCATCCACGTCGACGGCGGCGTGCACATGATGGGCGCCTGA
- a CDS encoding FadR/GntR family transcriptional regulator, translating into MPLTSPRRSALADQVIAQLRAQITSGDWPVGSRIPTEPELVEQLGVARNTVREAVRALAHNGLLDIRQGSGTYVVATSELAGVMHRRFADADPRHVAELRSALETEAARLAAHRRTEQDLRQLDALLERRERAWESGAAAAFVEADATLHMAVVAASHNDVLAEIYADLGGVLREFLRADVGEELRPEARMDHARLVAAIRAGDGERAAAEAGAHSYGCRPGAGPVGAVEHVP; encoded by the coding sequence ATGCCCCTGACCTCGCCCCGCCGGTCCGCGCTGGCGGACCAGGTGATCGCGCAACTGCGCGCCCAGATCACGTCCGGCGACTGGCCCGTGGGGTCCCGCATCCCGACCGAGCCGGAACTGGTCGAGCAGCTCGGGGTGGCCCGCAACACCGTCCGCGAGGCCGTCCGGGCACTGGCGCACAACGGCCTGCTCGACATCCGGCAGGGTTCGGGCACCTACGTCGTCGCGACCAGTGAGCTGGCCGGGGTGATGCACCGCAGGTTCGCCGACGCCGACCCCCGGCACGTCGCCGAACTGCGCTCCGCCCTGGAGACCGAGGCCGCCCGGCTCGCCGCGCACCGCCGCACCGAGCAGGACCTGCGCCAGCTCGACGCGCTGCTGGAACGCCGCGAGCGGGCCTGGGAGTCGGGCGCCGCCGCGGCGTTCGTGGAGGCCGACGCGACGCTGCACATGGCGGTGGTGGCGGCCTCCCACAACGACGTGCTGGCCGAGATCTACGCCGATCTCGGCGGTGTGCTGCGGGAGTTCCTGCGCGCCGACGTCGGCGAGGAGCTGCGCCCCGAGGCGCGGATGGACCACGCGCGACTGGTGGCGGCGATCCGCGCGGGCGACGGCGAGCGGGCCGCGGCCGAGGCGGGCGCCCACTCCTACGGGTGCCGACCCGGGGCGGGGCCCGTAGGGGCGGTCGAACACGTCCCGTAG
- a CDS encoding CynX/NimT family MFS transporter — MSDDDLAILGPAAGPTTSPAPSGAGPTTGAAPEPVPEPGPAARWLPRIVVAGLVLAALNLRPAITSLGALLKEVREGLGMSGTVAGLLTSVPALCFAVFGFAAPRLARRWGPGAVVCAGMVAITVGVVARPYAGGTPGFLAGSALALAGIAVSNVLLPVIIKTWFPDRVGPMTGVYSMALALGTSLAAALTVPMTAALGGSWRSGLTVWALLAVLAVLPWLVVLRWRPAAAAPTPGSGAPAAAETPIRITASPTAWALAVFFGLQATAAYITMGWMPQIFRDAGVSAGTAGVLLAVTMAVGVPLSFVLPRLASRMRHQGPLVVVLGVCGLAGYTGLWLAPAAGAWGWALLMGISNCAFPLALTMIGMRSASPAGVVKLSAFAQSVGYLISIPGPLLVGTLYQHSGGWGLPIALMIGLMVPQIAVGVLAGRNRRIEDER; from the coding sequence ATGTCAGACGACGACCTCGCGATCCTCGGCCCGGCCGCCGGACCCACGACCTCCCCCGCCCCGTCCGGGGCAGGGCCCACCACGGGCGCCGCCCCCGAGCCCGTGCCGGAGCCGGGGCCGGCCGCCCGTTGGCTGCCGCGGATCGTGGTCGCCGGACTGGTGCTCGCCGCGCTCAACCTCCGCCCGGCCATCACCAGCCTCGGTGCGCTGCTGAAGGAGGTCCGCGAGGGGCTCGGCATGAGCGGTACGGTCGCCGGCCTGCTGACGTCCGTACCGGCGCTGTGCTTCGCCGTCTTCGGCTTCGCCGCGCCCCGGTTGGCCCGGCGGTGGGGGCCGGGCGCGGTGGTCTGCGCCGGCATGGTCGCGATCACGGTGGGCGTCGTGGCGCGCCCGTATGCCGGCGGTACGCCCGGGTTCCTGGCCGGCAGCGCGCTGGCCCTGGCCGGCATCGCGGTCAGCAACGTCCTGCTGCCGGTGATCATCAAGACCTGGTTCCCCGACCGGGTCGGCCCGATGACCGGGGTCTACTCCATGGCACTGGCCCTGGGGACCTCGCTCGCCGCTGCGCTCACCGTCCCCATGACGGCCGCGCTGGGCGGTAGTTGGCGCTCCGGCCTGACGGTGTGGGCGCTGCTCGCCGTGCTCGCGGTGCTGCCGTGGCTGGTGGTGCTCCGGTGGCGTCCGGCCGCCGCCGCGCCCACACCGGGAAGCGGCGCGCCGGCGGCTGCGGAAACCCCCATACGCATCACCGCGTCGCCGACCGCCTGGGCGCTGGCCGTCTTCTTCGGCCTCCAGGCGACGGCCGCCTACATCACCATGGGGTGGATGCCGCAGATCTTCCGCGACGCCGGGGTCTCGGCGGGCACCGCGGGGGTGTTGCTGGCCGTCACCATGGCGGTCGGCGTCCCGCTCTCCTTCGTCCTGCCGCGGCTGGCGTCCCGGATGCGGCACCAGGGGCCGCTGGTGGTCGTCCTCGGCGTCTGCGGACTGGCCGGGTACACGGGGCTGTGGCTGGCGCCGGCCGCCGGTGCCTGGGGCTGGGCCCTGCTGATGGGCATCTCCAACTGCGCCTTCCCGCTGGCCCTGACGATGATCGGGATGCGCTCCGCCAGCCCGGCCGGGGTGGTCAAGCTGTCCGCCTTCGCGCAGAGCGTGGGGTATCTGATCTCCATCCCCGGGCCGTTGCTGGTCGGCACGCTCTACCAGCACAGCGGTGGTTGGGGGTTGCCGATCGCGCTGATGATCGGGCTGATGGTGCCGCAGATCGCGGTGGGCGTGCTGGCGGGCCGCAACCGCCGCATCGAGGACGAGCGCTGA
- a CDS encoding SGM_5486 family transporter-associated protein, whose amino-acid sequence MPVLEPNPQGSQKKLLQVLGLMLGVTAVVAIIASIAAR is encoded by the coding sequence ATGCCAGTCCTCGAACCGAATCCGCAGGGCAGCCAGAAGAAGCTGCTGCAAGTCCTGGGCCTGATGCTCGGGGTGACCGCCGTCGTCGCCATCATCGCCAGCATCGCCGCGCGATGA
- a CDS encoding SixA phosphatase family protein, giving the protein MSVDTPRRIVLLRHAKAEWSNDSDHERPLAERGRKDAPVAGRWLAGAGVAPALTLCSTAARTRETWKLVVSELPHRPKTVYDERLYEASLGELIAILNETSDEVDDLLVVGHNPGVHALADALAGEAEGDLLARMNRSGFPTSAMAVLTFNGSWKAVEHGIGRLVAFWSPHA; this is encoded by the coding sequence ATGAGCGTCGATACACCCCGCCGGATTGTCCTGCTCCGACACGCCAAGGCCGAATGGTCGAACGACAGTGACCACGAGCGTCCGCTCGCCGAACGCGGCCGCAAGGACGCCCCGGTCGCCGGCCGCTGGCTGGCCGGCGCCGGAGTCGCCCCCGCCCTGACTCTCTGCTCGACGGCCGCCCGCACCCGAGAGACCTGGAAGCTGGTCGTCTCCGAGCTTCCGCACCGCCCCAAGACCGTCTACGACGAGCGGCTGTACGAGGCGTCCCTCGGCGAGCTCATCGCGATCCTGAACGAGACCTCCGACGAGGTGGACGACCTGCTGGTCGTCGGGCACAACCCCGGGGTGCACGCCCTCGCCGACGCGCTGGCCGGCGAGGCCGAGGGGGATCTGCTGGCCCGGATGAACCGCAGCGGCTTCCCGACGTCGGCGATGGCGGTACTGACCTTCAACGGCAGTTGGAAGGCGGTCGAGCACGGCATCGGCCGGCTGGTCGCGTTCTGGTCGCCGCACGCCTGA
- the serB gene encoding phosphoserine phosphatase SerB codes for MSASQTPPAAAGPGEDVPTLLVKIFGKDRPGITAGLFDTLAAYSVDVVDIEQVVTRGRITLCVLVTAPSPDRGGSGASEGDLRATVHSWAESLNLQAEIISGRGDNRPRGLGRSHVTVLGHPLTAESTAAIASAITATGGNIDRIFRLAKYPVTAVEFAVSGAETEALRSVLAPEAAQLGVDVAVVAAGLQRRAQRLVVMDVDSTLIQDEVIELFAAHAGCEAEVAEVTAAAMRGELDFERSLHARVELLGGLDASVVDLVRKEVRLTPGARTLVRTLKRLGYQVGVVSGGFTQVTDALQEELGLDFAAANTLEIVDGKLTGRVVGDIVDRAGKARLLRRFAHEAGVPLMQTVAIGDGANDLDMLNTAGLGVAFNAKPVVREAAHTAVNVPFLDTVLYLLGITREEVEAANTHAE; via the coding sequence ATGAGCGCATCGCAGACCCCGCCTGCCGCCGCCGGACCAGGCGAAGACGTACCGACACTCCTCGTCAAGATCTTCGGGAAGGACCGGCCCGGTATCACCGCGGGCCTCTTCGACACCCTGGCCGCCTACTCCGTCGACGTCGTGGACATCGAACAGGTGGTGACCCGAGGGCGCATCACCCTGTGCGTGCTGGTCACCGCCCCCTCCCCCGACCGGGGCGGCAGCGGCGCCTCCGAGGGCGACCTCCGGGCCACCGTCCACAGCTGGGCCGAGTCCCTGAACCTCCAGGCCGAGATCATCTCCGGCCGCGGCGACAACCGCCCGCGCGGCCTGGGCCGCTCCCACGTCACCGTGCTGGGCCACCCGCTCACCGCGGAGTCGACGGCCGCCATCGCCTCCGCCATAACGGCCACCGGGGGCAACATCGACCGCATCTTCCGACTCGCCAAGTACCCGGTGACGGCCGTCGAGTTCGCGGTCTCGGGCGCGGAGACCGAGGCGCTGCGCAGCGTGCTGGCGCCGGAGGCGGCGCAGTTGGGGGTGGACGTCGCGGTGGTCGCGGCCGGGCTCCAGCGGCGGGCGCAGCGGCTGGTGGTCATGGACGTCGACTCCACCCTCATCCAGGACGAGGTGATCGAGCTCTTCGCGGCGCACGCCGGGTGCGAGGCCGAGGTCGCCGAGGTGACCGCCGCCGCGATGCGCGGGGAGCTGGACTTCGAGCGGTCGCTGCACGCCCGGGTCGAGCTGCTGGGCGGGCTGGACGCGTCCGTGGTGGACCTCGTCCGCAAGGAGGTGCGGCTGACGCCGGGCGCGCGCACCCTGGTCCGCACGCTGAAGCGGCTCGGCTACCAAGTCGGCGTGGTCTCGGGCGGTTTCACCCAGGTCACCGACGCGCTCCAGGAGGAGCTGGGGCTGGACTTCGCCGCCGCCAACACCCTGGAGATCGTCGACGGCAAGCTGACCGGGCGGGTCGTCGGGGACATCGTGGACCGGGCCGGCAAGGCGCGGCTGCTGCGGCGGTTCGCGCACGAGGCCGGGGTGCCGCTGATGCAGACCGTCGCGATCGGCGACGGCGCCAACGACCTGGACATGCTCAACACGGCGGGGCTGGGCGTCGCCTTCAACGCCAAGCCGGTGGTCCGCGAGGCCGCGCACACCGCGGTGAACGTGCCGTTCCTGGACACCGTGCTCTATCTGTTGGGGATCACCCGCGAAGAGGTGGAGGCGGCGAACACCCACGCGGAGTGA
- a CDS encoding ABC transporter ATP-binding protein/permease: MGHGVPELVLELNGRTWTLDPSRSYSVGRDPQGDMVLDDARVSWRHASLRWSGRSWLIEDHDSTNGTYVRGQRIQQLEIGPGAAVHLGNATDGPRLTLSAAGVSNDALQTQAMTTTPHQGWPVPPAQQPPAQQGWQAPPQGHQQPYVPPQQAQQPQQGAPQQAASAGASAPQQQAPQAQGGDRSPTTFHRLDTGRVMRIGRALDNELVVSDLQVSRHHAEFRATPEGRFEIRDLGSHNGTYVNGQPVPKSGTALIGPNDTVGVGHSTFRLVGDRLEEFVDTGEVSFSARHLTVTVDGGKQILKDVSFGVPEKSLVAVIGPSGSGKSTLLKALTGYRPANEGEVLYDHRNLYTHFAELRQRIGLVPQDDILHKELTVQKALRYAAKLRFPGDTAESEREARIDEVLRELKLDIHKDKKVTSLSGGQRKRVSVALELLTKPSLIFLDEPTSGLDPGMDRDVMQLLRGLADDGRTVLVVTHSVAELALCDRLLVMAPGGSVAYFGPPQEALNFFQYGSWADVFSAFENYRDYDWAGRWRGSPHYQMYAADLDAAPPQAVSVQAPPARIQKSQSWGSQLWTLMRRYVSVLASDRGFLALMVLLPAVLGVVSLLIPSDYGLGYGPEKQLGMRPNRDASTIMLILAVGMCFSGAANSVRELIKERVIYERERATGLSRSAYLMSKVIVLGVVTAIQGVILAAIGFSVRTMPSQGLIVPKMPAIEMTVAIIALGFTSMMVGLIISALVKTAEKTMPLLVMFAIVQVVFTGVLFQLFNTVGVSQLSWLMPSRWGVSAMGATADMNTLLPWEVGHPDPLWKHQTGVYVMDVVILLALGVGLAFVVARLLRRHEPEVMRK; the protein is encoded by the coding sequence ATGGGGCATGGAGTGCCTGAACTCGTACTGGAATTGAACGGAAGGACCTGGACGCTCGACCCGTCCAGGTCCTACAGCGTGGGCCGTGATCCGCAGGGCGACATGGTGCTCGACGACGCCAGGGTCTCCTGGCGGCACGCCAGCCTCCGATGGTCCGGCCGTAGCTGGCTGATCGAAGACCACGACAGCACCAACGGCACCTACGTTCGGGGCCAGCGCATCCAGCAACTGGAGATCGGCCCGGGCGCCGCCGTCCACCTGGGCAACGCCACCGACGGCCCCCGGTTGACCCTGTCCGCCGCCGGGGTGTCGAACGACGCCCTCCAGACGCAGGCCATGACGACCACGCCGCACCAGGGCTGGCCGGTCCCGCCCGCGCAGCAGCCGCCCGCCCAACAGGGCTGGCAGGCGCCGCCGCAGGGCCACCAGCAGCCGTACGTCCCGCCGCAGCAGGCCCAGCAGCCGCAGCAGGGCGCGCCCCAACAGGCCGCGTCCGCCGGGGCGTCCGCGCCGCAGCAGCAGGCCCCGCAGGCCCAGGGCGGCGACCGCAGCCCGACCACCTTCCACCGCCTGGACACCGGCCGGGTGATGCGGATCGGTCGTGCGCTCGACAACGAGTTGGTCGTCTCCGACCTCCAGGTCTCCCGCCACCACGCGGAGTTCCGGGCCACGCCCGAGGGCCGGTTCGAGATCCGCGACCTCGGCAGCCACAACGGCACCTACGTCAACGGCCAGCCGGTCCCCAAGTCCGGCACCGCGCTGATCGGCCCGAACGACACCGTCGGCGTCGGCCACTCCACCTTCCGGCTGGTCGGGGACCGGCTGGAGGAGTTCGTCGACACCGGTGAGGTCTCCTTCTCGGCCCGCCACCTCACCGTCACCGTCGACGGCGGCAAGCAGATCCTCAAGGACGTCTCCTTCGGCGTCCCCGAGAAGTCCCTGGTCGCCGTCATCGGCCCGTCCGGCTCCGGCAAGTCGACGCTGCTCAAGGCGCTGACCGGCTACCGCCCCGCCAACGAGGGCGAGGTCCTCTACGACCACCGCAACCTCTACACGCACTTCGCCGAGCTGCGCCAGCGCATCGGCCTGGTCCCGCAGGACGACATCCTCCACAAGGAGTTGACCGTCCAGAAGGCCCTGCGCTACGCCGCCAAGCTGCGCTTCCCCGGCGACACCGCGGAGTCCGAGCGCGAGGCCCGGATCGACGAGGTGCTGCGCGAGCTCAAGCTGGACATCCACAAGGACAAGAAGGTCACCTCGCTCTCCGGCGGCCAGCGCAAGCGCGTCTCGGTCGCCCTGGAGCTGCTGACCAAGCCGTCGCTGATCTTCCTCGACGAGCCGACCTCCGGCCTCGACCCGGGCATGGACCGCGACGTCATGCAGTTGCTGCGCGGCCTGGCCGACGACGGCCGCACCGTCCTGGTCGTCACCCACTCGGTGGCCGAACTCGCGCTGTGCGACCGGCTGTTGGTGATGGCTCCGGGCGGTTCGGTGGCCTACTTCGGCCCGCCCCAGGAGGCGCTGAACTTCTTCCAGTACGGATCCTGGGCCGACGTCTTCTCGGCGTTCGAGAACTACCGCGACTACGACTGGGCCGGCCGCTGGCGCGGCTCCCCGCACTACCAGATGTACGCCGCCGACCTCGACGCCGCCCCGCCGCAGGCGGTCAGCGTCCAGGCCCCGCCGGCCCGCATACAGAAGTCCCAGAGCTGGGGCTCCCAACTGTGGACCCTGATGCGGCGCTACGTCTCCGTGCTCGCCTCCGACCGGGGCTTCCTCGCCCTGATGGTGCTGCTGCCGGCCGTCCTCGGCGTGGTCTCGCTGCTGATCCCCAGCGACTACGGCCTCGGCTACGGCCCCGAGAAGCAGCTCGGCATGCGCCCCAACCGCGATGCCAGCACCATCATGCTGATCCTCGCGGTCGGCATGTGCTTCTCCGGCGCCGCCAACTCGGTCCGCGAACTGATCAAGGAGCGGGTCATCTACGAGCGCGAACGGGCCACCGGCCTGTCGCGGTCGGCGTACCTGATGTCCAAGGTCATCGTGCTCGGTGTGGTCACCGCCATCCAGGGCGTGATCCTCGCGGCCATCGGCTTCTCCGTGCGGACCATGCCGTCCCAGGGCCTGATCGTGCCGAAGATGCCGGCGATCGAGATGACCGTCGCGATCATCGCCCTCGGCTTCACCTCGATGATGGTCGGCCTGATCATCTCCGCGCTGGTCAAGACCGCCGAGAAGACCATGCCGCTGCTGGTCATGTTCGCCATCGTCCAGGTCGTCTTCACCGGCGTGCTCTTCCAACTCTTCAACACCGTCGGCGTCTCCCAGCTCTCCTGGCTGATGCCCTCACGCTGGGGCGTCTCCGCGATGGGCGCGACCGCCGACATGAACACGCTGCTGCCCTGGGAGGTCGGCCACCCCGACCCGCTGTGGAAGCACCAGACCGGCGTCTACGTGATGGACGTGGTCATCCTGCTCGCCCTGGGCGTCGGGCTCGCCTTCGTCGTCGCGCGGCTGCTGCGCCGCCACGAGCCGGAGGTCATGCGCAAGTAG
- a CDS encoding transglycosylase SLT domain-containing protein, which yields MPKHASLNLTRAHKLTAAGVAAAGAAALVFTVVPGADASQGKAEAPSANLNIKPVAFSAVDTAARAQQATIAQQADASAAQGKAEAALAKQKAEQAAKAKVEQERQGKEAASRSAVREAVPAAAPKPAKIYPNTLDGWIRESLDIMARHNIPGSYDGIFRNLMRESSGNPNAINLWDSNAQMGIPSKGLLQVIDPTFREFHVPGTSWNIYDPVANITAACKYAANRYGSMDNVNSAY from the coding sequence ATGCCGAAGCACGCCAGTCTGAACCTGACCCGGGCCCACAAGCTCACCGCCGCCGGTGTCGCCGCGGCCGGTGCCGCCGCACTGGTCTTCACCGTCGTCCCGGGGGCCGACGCCAGCCAGGGCAAGGCCGAGGCGCCCTCCGCCAACCTGAACATCAAGCCGGTGGCCTTCAGCGCCGTCGACACCGCCGCCCGCGCCCAGCAGGCCACCATCGCCCAGCAGGCCGACGCCTCCGCCGCCCAGGGCAAGGCCGAGGCCGCGCTCGCCAAGCAGAAGGCCGAGCAAGCCGCCAAGGCCAAGGTCGAGCAGGAGCGCCAGGGCAAGGAGGCCGCGAGCCGCTCCGCCGTCCGCGAGGCCGTCCCGGCCGCCGCCCCGAAGCCGGCGAAGATATACCCGAACACCCTGGACGGCTGGATCCGCGAGTCGCTGGACATCATGGCGAGGCACAACATCCCGGGCAGCTACGACGGGATCTTCCGCAACCTGATGCGCGAGTCCTCCGGCAACCCCAACGCGATCAACCTCTGGGACTCCAACGCCCAGATGGGCATCCCGTCCAAGGGGCTGCTCCAGGTCATCGACCCGACGTTCCGCGAGTTCCACGTCCCCGGCACGTCCTGGAACATCTACGACCCGGTCGCCAACATCACCGCCGCCTGCAAGTACGCGGCCAACCGCTACGGCTCGATGGACAACGTCAACTCGGCCTACTGA